The genome window CTTCTTCagaaacgaattttggaaagGGTTACATCTCGATCGAGGACTATGGATCTGAGTTGGAGGTTTGAAACAAAGGTCATTACCAGCCGTTAAAAGATCCCTACTTATCTTAACTTTTTTAATCATTCCTAAATCCATCACATTTCACAGTTCTTAGAATTGTGCCTTTCTTacttgttctttttttttaaaatcagaaTGAAGTCTTTATATTAAATTCATTTACGGTAATGGAAAACAGACGCTATATTTATGCATAATGAGCAGGGGGAATATTGGAGACGATGATGATATGACGCTTGTTGGAACATAAATTTATTTGTTCAGTTTGCTGGTGTAATTGTTAAATTGAATGAATAATTACGAATATTCGTTCAGAACCGGGTAATGTTTATATTTCTTATTATGTGACTTTCATATAAAACTGGAACTGAAAAGGGCTGAAAGTAATATGCCACCTCGAGCTGAAGGCTTCACAGGTAATGGAAAAATATTCGTTAATTTGTTTAAATACTCAACTCTTATTCCTTCTTCCTTAGATTTCGAAAAATGGACATCAAACTAATTTTTCTCCTAGTGATTGTTGCTGTTTGCGCTGGTAGGCGTTCTTCATCTCCTTATTATGGTCGACTCTATGGATTAGATTCGGATTCAGCTTCCCTTGAACGTCGAGTGACCAAACTGCGTACTCAAGTAGATAGAGACATTTTAGGAAGGGACTCCTATGAAAAGCACTTTACAATACCACACCGGTTAGAAACTTTAAAGGATGTTTCTAAGTTACGACGGCGCTTAAGGAGTAGGCGCCGGAACCGCTCTGGTTGCAGAAAACGATATCGTGGATTAGCACGTTTGCGAAGGTATCGTAGTCGCACTGGGAGAAAATCTTACAGATATCCTCGAAATACTGATCAAGTTGATTATTATGATAGACCATATTACGAAAAATCTTCATCACGTTCACCTGATTTTGGACCTAGGTTGCCTTTGCTTAGGCCTCTTCAAGGACTTTTCCAAAATGTTGTTGGCCAGACTTTGAGTAAGTGTTCCGGTTCGAAGCAAAGATTTTGAATTGTTAGATATATATGATGTTTTTTTTGAAGGTCCTGTTTGGTATGTGTACAGAAGACTCCCATTGTTACCTCAACCTCGACCGGTAAAGCCTGTCTACAATCGTCGTGATTCTGTAGAAGATAGACGTAGAGGACGATCTGATGTAGAAGATGGACAATATGACCAAAGTGAAGGAGAACCTAACGAAACGAATGAAGAAGATGATGATCTTGGACAATCATATGAAACGGGTCCACGATTCGATCGAAGAAAAGGAAATTCTGAAGGAGGAAGAGAGCGTTCACGAGAATTGGTTACAACTGAAGATCGGTTTTCGCCAGGACCACAAAGAAGTACAGGAAAACCTCAATTGAGTAGTGGAGTTAAAGGAAGTGATCAACGATCCGAGCGTAGAAAGGGAGGTTCTGGTGTAAGCAGAGAACGT of Hermetia illucens chromosome 4, iHerIll2.2.curated.20191125, whole genome shotgun sequence contains these proteins:
- the LOC119654835 gene encoding pre-mRNA-splicing factor CWC25-like isoform X1; the protein is MDIKLIFLLVIVAVCAGRRSSSPYYGRLYGLDSDSASLERRVTKLRTQVDRDILGRDSYEKHFTIPHRLETLKDVSKLRRRLRSRRRNRSGCRKRYRGLARLRRYRSRTGRKSYRYPRNTDQVDYYDRPYYEKSSSRSPDFGPRLPLLRPLQGLFQNVVGQTLSPVWYVYRRLPLLPQPRPVKPVYNRRDSVEDRRRGRSDVEDGQYDQSEGEPNETNEEDDDLGQSYETGPRFDRRKGNSEGGRERSRELVTTEDRFSPGPQRSTGKPQLSSGVKGSDQRSERRKGGSGVSRERSRELDTSEDQSLSETERGRGKPRGSTGTKGSESDSPSDRRKGGSSVSRELDTSEDRSLSETEGGREKPRVSSGAKESNPPSDRRKVGSDVGRERSRELDTSEDRSLSGTEGGKGKPRVSSGAKENDLPSDRRKVGSGVGRERSRELDTSEDRSLSGIEGGKGKPRVNTEAKDGSQSGRGKSRESVKGKEVEVLESQEDDSNSSESNEQKVRNQKIVGKELADPPKNVPAVKPTVEERVIVGK
- the LOC119654835 gene encoding pre-mRNA-splicing factor CWC25-like isoform X2 — translated: MDIKLIFLLVIVAVCAGRRSSSPYYGRLYGLDSDSASLERRVTKLRTQVDRDILGRDSYEKHFTIPHRLETLKDVSKLRRRLRSRRRNRSGCRKRYRGLARLRRPYYEKSSSRSPDFGPRLPLLRPLQGLFQNVVGQTLSPVWYVYRRLPLLPQPRPVKPVYNRRDSVEDRRRGRSDVEDGQYDQSEGEPNETNEEDDDLGQSYETGPRFDRRKGNSEGGRERSRELVTTEDRFSPGPQRSTGKPQLSSGVKGSDQRSERRKGGSGVSRERSRELDTSEDQSLSETERGRGKPRGSTGTKGSESDSPSDRRKGGSSVSRELDTSEDRSLSETEGGREKPRVSSGAKESNPPSDRRKVGSDVGRERSRELDTSEDRSLSGTEGGKGKPRVSSGAKENDLPSDRRKVGSGVGRERSRELDTSEDRSLSGIEGGKGKPRVNTEAKDGSQSGRGKSRESVKGKEVEVLESQEDDSNSSESNEQKVRNQKIVGKELADPPKNVPAVKPTVEERVIVGK